The genomic region tattcttatatgaatttactcaaatcatattatatgatactataaaagaaaatttgaaataattaatattaaatatattttaattaaaatatatgatttaataaaatttaaaataattataactaataaattatatttccaACTGAAACAAGCCAAACAACATAAGCAGTATTAGAACGGGGATTATTAAATCGACTTTTGTAGTATAAagttccaaaaaaatttttctttatttgtagATAGAGAGAATCATGttcataaaacatataaaatttgacGTTGATGAACTGCAGTCTCTTCCATTATTAATGCAGGTTGAAAGGCTTGATTTCAATAGTGTTACGGCCTTTGTATTTAACTTCAAACAGAAGTTTGTACAATTGCTCcttgtaatatttttttctttgcttctaTTGGCTGGGTTAGAAATTCAACACAATATTTTTGAAAGACTTGTATAATTTCATCTGCTCAATAATTGGAAAAACTCAATTTGATTTCTTCCTTTAATTGTCTCTTTTTTAAGTACTAATTATCAGCAACAGGCAGGGCGATTTAATGTGGTCAAAACAACCACATCAAGCACTCTCATCTCTTTGTTTGCAGCAAAGATGAACTCAACAGCTTCAAACCATGGCAAAATAAGTACAGCATATATAACCAAAACAGGATATGCTTTCTTCAATAACATCTCAACTTAAATAACGGAACATTCATATTATGTTCGGAACACAAAATAGGTAACTTATAAAGTACTGAATAAAAACAGAAGTGTCCACTGCCATGGTTTATGCAAAGTCCTACCAATTCCTCAACGATTGGCCTTGGCAACTCTCTCGATTTCGTCCTCCTTCTTGATGGCATAGCTGCACAAACAACGCGAGAATGATGAAGCAAGCTGTGGTAAATAAATGGGATTGCAAGGACAGTTCCTagtttcaaagcaaaataaggtTCAAACACGGGAGTTCAAAGGCTGTTATTTACCTGTTAGATGATCCCTTTGCTGCGTTAATAAGCTCATCAGCCAAACATTCAGCGATAGTTTTAATGTTTCTGAATGCAGACTCATGATTACCAGTGGTGAGGAGATAGATGGCCTGATTCACTCGACGAAGAGGAGAAATATCAACAGCCTGACACCTCACAACACCAGTAGAACCAATACGAGTAGCATCTTCACGAGATCCACtgttatatcaatcaaaaatCAACAAGGATTATCAAAGATTGATCCAACAAAGATAACCCAGAATTGGAAGATGTTTTAATTAACATCATCTGCTACTTTAAAGATTAAAGTCAGCTAGTGATAcatttgaaaaaggaaattctTAAAGGTCATATAGGCCACCTGTTGATAATGGCATCAACAATGACTTGAATTGGGTTCTGATCAGTCAGGAGATAAATAATTTCCATAGCATGCTTCACAATCCTGACTGCCATAAGTTTCTTTCCATTGTTTCGGCCATGCATCATCAATGAGTTTGTAAGCCTCTCAACAATGGGGCACTGAGCCTTTCTAAAACGCTTAACTGAATACCTCCCAGCAGTGTGTAAAACATATGATAGATTATACACTACTCCACATGTAAAACATTCAACTAAATGGTTACATGGTACTTTTGCCTCAACTAAACCTATATCCAAAACCACACATTAGAATTTCTCGACAAACAAGCCATAATAAGACCCAGAAATACTGAAAATCGAACATCTTGAAGATTATAGATGCTACTTTTTAAGAAACTTCAGATCAaaactaaaatccaaaaatcaaGTGACTttagatcaaaattaaaatccaagaaaagagaaacagcataaaacaaatattcaaacaaaagcaagaaaagttgtataaaatgaattgatcTAATGAAACAGAAACTCCAAAAAATGAGAATACAATAGATCAGAAGTTCTCCGCAGTTGTCAAGATTATTAATCAGCTGTTCATTTTTAATGCATAGACAATATCCTCAGAGACCATTTCACAATTAAAACTCCTGCTTGGCCACGACAAAACAGAAAGTTCAGCCACAGAACTTCttgcttagaaattaaaatCCACCATGTAATTACGACATTATAAACTCAATCATACTTTATCATTATATAACGGCTTCACCACACATGAAGTTTGAATGGcgaaataaagggaaaaaaaaacagaagccTAATCCACGCAGTTTTAACTTTCTACTCCAAACTAGAGTTATTTCAATGCACAACCAAGGATACAAGATAGAATGATAATGCAGGAGAATTGATAATTTATCcccaaaaaaaccctaatttcaaCAGACAAAACCTACCATAGTTGAAGAACACAAATCTGTTTTTTGTCGACAAAACAATCATGaggaagaaaattaaaaatccaaattaagtaaaaaaagagaagaagcacTTGCCGCTTCTGTTGATGTTGGTGAAAGATGCCAAGATGCCAAGATGAAAGTCAACAAAAGATCTGAGCGGGTGGAGGTTTGGTTCGGTGGCAACTTCTATTGATGTTgggagggagagggagagggagagggagagggagagggaaAGGGTGGGGTAGAGAATGATTTCTGCTGGGAAGGGTAAAACAGACACCGATTAGCTACTCCTATCTTTTGGAAGGGATTGGAAATCAGCGTTGAAGCAGAGAAAATGAGGATTGCGTACGTAACGTAATAGGCCCGTATTAGggcaatacacccaaccaaacatgggaTTAAGTgggcccaccgattaggggtgtattggctatgccaatacacccaaccaaacatactCTAAAAGCAGAATTTCTAACTTTGAAAGATGCTCTTGAACTGTGGTATTCTTTGAAGAATGATTTGACCATAAAAAAATGGTAATAATCCCTAAAGCCTTATATGATTGGAACATCTAATGTGTTCCTACAGCGACAATAATGTGAAAAAGATCTTAACAAGTATTCCAAACTGATCTTGTGTCTTCCAGTGGTTGAGCAAAATAATGGGCTATTGATGGAAACCATGGAACTTGTCCCACTGGTTCTTCCCTATCCCCTTAAGTGAATGtagtaaaacataataattataaaaattgaaatataaaggTCATAGCCACGACCATAATTGTGACCATAATTGTGGACGTGGTTAAGGACGTACTAATAATAGCGGTACTTCTAACTAccataagaaaataatgaaGGACAAAACAAGGGTGGTCAAAATAATCCttcaaagttttttaaaaatttatgttacCAAGTGGTTTGAAGAGGCTTGGTCACATACCTGTCGTACGTCTAAGCATTTAGTAAAACTTTGTCAAGCATTCATTAAAAAGAAGGGAAAGAATATTGAAACTAATTTTGCAAtccaaaatgatgaaatgaaagttaatttctaaaaaaaaaagatgaatatttTCACTATGATGCTAACCATGCCTACaatgattatggttttaatAGCCTTAATGATATAACTTCCctaaatgtgttaaaaacaatTGTTATTACCtcaaatttttgttattattatttttatgtattaagcATGTTTTtatgaaagaatatttttatatattctctTATGAttatttgcaatatttattAAGATGtgttttttgtaacacccctactCGACATGATCTTCGGATTTGGGTGCGGGCGTTACAACTAAATCAACTATTCCTCATACTAAGACCTCACTAcgtttaaacattttttattatctatttataaaaCTTACAACTAAGTTTAAATCTCCACACAAAGTTTATTGTCCTAACTACAGACTCTAAGGAATCTaaataattacaacataaatgcCTTATTGGCGAAGTTACTAA from Gossypium raimondii isolate GPD5lz chromosome 1, ASM2569854v1, whole genome shotgun sequence harbors:
- the LOC105787025 gene encoding 40S ribosomal protein S5, encoding MTKVSVKTIPLKEEIGEVVSGKKASQVKIRYSVKRFRKAQCPIVERLTNSLMMHGRNNGKKLMAVRIVKHAMEIIYLLTDQNPIQVIVDAIINSGSREDATRIGSTGVVRCQAVDISPLRRVNQAIYLLTTGNHESAFRNIKTIAECLADELINAAKGSSNSYAIKKEDEIERVAKANR